The proteins below come from a single Candidatus Coatesbacteria bacterium genomic window:
- a CDS encoding sulfurtransferase, translating to MITTSPYGQGVVRWVSTEWLADHLGDEKLAVLDCQPNVHDYIQEHIPGAVYFNENLLRVPLLGRPAVYVEPEVVQHNLRRIGLTIERPVVVYTGTGPFKGWGDGLEQTMVAYTLARFGLDRVYVLDGGVEKWKAENRPLTKEFPELDDSDMSIDVRRDYFVDIDEFKRLKEDPDTLILDARPQKVYEGQGPWSKPGHIPGAVNLPWKTLMDPDNTRLLKPLGELKELVSAAGASVEKTIICSCGTGREATNEFLLFKWFLGFPRVRIYEGSFTEWSADPTNPTVTGPEPG from the coding sequence ATGATTACCACCTCTCCCTACGGCCAGGGCGTTGTGCGCTGGGTCTCGACGGAGTGGCTCGCCGACCACCTGGGCGATGAGAAGCTCGCCGTTCTCGACTGCCAGCCCAACGTCCACGATTACATCCAGGAACACATCCCCGGAGCCGTCTATTTCAACGAGAACCTGTTACGGGTACCCTTACTGGGGCGGCCCGCCGTCTACGTCGAGCCCGAGGTCGTCCAGCACAACCTGCGCCGCATCGGCCTGACCATCGAGCGCCCCGTCGTCGTCTACACCGGTACCGGCCCCTTCAAGGGCTGGGGCGACGGTCTGGAGCAGACCATGGTGGCCTACACCCTGGCCCGCTTCGGTCTGGACCGCGTTTACGTCCTCGACGGCGGCGTCGAGAAGTGGAAGGCGGAGAACAGGCCGCTGACCAAGGAATTTCCCGAGCTCGATGATTCGGACATGAGCATCGACGTGCGCCGCGACTACTTCGTCGACATCGACGAATTCAAGCGGCTCAAAGAGGACCCGGACACCCTGATCCTCGACGCCCGACCGCAGAAGGTCTACGAGGGCCAGGGGCCCTGGAGCAAGCCCGGCCACATCCCCGGCGCCGTCAACCTGCCCTGGAAGACGCTGATGGACCCGGACAATACCCGTTTGCTCAAACCCCTCGGGGAGCTCAAGGAACTCGTGTCCGCCGCCGGCGCCTCCGTGGAGAAGACGATCATCTGCAGTTGCGGCACCGGCCGTGAGGCCACCAACGAGTTCCTGCTGTTCAAGTGGTTCCTCGGCTTCCCCCGGGTGCGCATCTACGAAGGCTCCTTCACCGAGTGGAGCGCCGATCCGACCAACCCGACGGTCACCGGCCCCGAGCCGGGCTAA
- a CDS encoding aminotransferase class III-fold pyridoxal phosphate-dependent enzyme, which translates to MEQDKRLSCHGLLEALIQDPCCSPERGNATPDRIREILEVLLEDDKVRDGVYRKCLKSIGGEVDVHASLDYPAALRLAAVLVEELEEETLAAVSLMLDESELSTAEVVETHRRYKIPVSHLEDDLLPVRGYGAAVWDSRGREYVDLDANYSATNLGNANPQIARGLYNQASLLISQKEDRISVSRTRFLREVLPMMPGNLHHFYWQNSGGEAVDKSLKLAKAFNKHRGVIAFSGGFHGRTHGAVAVTHNEAYRKPFGLHREDWVHFVDWGDLKAVETLLKQDKAKSVILELVQGEEAGIRPAEPAFAHGLRELCDKHKAVMIVDEVQTGFARVAAGAGDWFASQRYDLVPDIITIGKSFGGGYPVTAVVTKPEIAQRMKPGYDGSTFGGNPMAMTAALIATRQMRELDLPLRVVERAAQFKKGLEAIRENYDVVGELRVVGLMIGIGLDSPERVADVQERMKPRGAHSSLSTGRALRWLPPLVITEEQVDVVLAAFDEALAASLEAD; encoded by the coding sequence ATGGAACAAGATAAACGGTTGTCCTGTCACGGTCTGCTCGAGGCCCTGATCCAGGACCCCTGCTGCAGTCCCGAACGCGGCAACGCCACGCCGGATCGCATCCGCGAGATCCTCGAGGTCCTGCTCGAGGACGACAAGGTCCGCGACGGCGTCTACCGCAAGTGCTTGAAAAGCATCGGTGGCGAGGTCGACGTCCACGCCTCCCTCGACTACCCCGCCGCCCTGCGCCTGGCCGCCGTGCTGGTCGAGGAGCTGGAAGAGGAAACCCTGGCCGCAGTCTCGTTGATGCTCGACGAAAGCGAGCTGTCCACCGCCGAGGTCGTCGAGACCCACCGGCGCTACAAGATCCCCGTCAGCCACCTCGAGGATGACCTGCTGCCCGTACGCGGTTACGGCGCCGCCGTCTGGGACTCCCGCGGCCGGGAGTACGTCGATCTCGACGCCAACTACAGCGCCACCAACCTGGGCAACGCCAACCCCCAAATCGCCCGCGGCCTCTACAATCAGGCCAGCCTGCTGATCTCCCAGAAAGAGGACCGCATCAGCGTCTCGCGGACCCGCTTCCTGCGCGAGGTCCTGCCGATGATGCCCGGCAACCTGCACCACTTCTACTGGCAGAACTCCGGCGGCGAAGCCGTCGATAAATCCCTCAAACTCGCCAAGGCCTTCAACAAACACCGCGGAGTGATCGCCTTCAGTGGCGGCTTCCACGGCCGGACCCACGGCGCCGTCGCCGTCACCCACAACGAGGCCTACCGCAAACCCTTCGGGCTGCATCGGGAAGACTGGGTCCACTTCGTCGACTGGGGCGACCTAAAAGCAGTCGAAACCCTGCTGAAGCAGGACAAGGCCAAAAGCGTCATCCTGGAGCTCGTTCAGGGCGAAGAGGCCGGTATCCGCCCGGCAGAACCCGCCTTTGCCCACGGGCTGCGCGAGCTGTGCGACAAACACAAGGCCGTGATGATCGTCGACGAAGTCCAGACCGGCTTCGCCCGCGTGGCCGCTGGGGCCGGCGACTGGTTCGCCAGCCAGCGCTACGACCTCGTGCCCGACATCATCACCATCGGCAAGTCCTTCGGCGGCGGCTACCCCGTCACCGCCGTGGTCACCAAACCCGAGATCGCCCAGCGGATGAAGCCGGGCTACGACGGCTCGACCTTCGGCGGCAACCCGATGGCCATGACCGCAGCCCTGATCGCCACCCGCCAGATGCGCGAACTCGACCTGCCCCTGCGCGTCGTCGAACGCGCCGCCCAGTTCAAAAAAGGCCTCGAGGCCATCAGGGAAAACTACGACGTCGTCGGCGAGCTGCGCGTCGTCGGCCTGATGATCGGCATCGGCCTCGACTCCCCCGAACGGGTGGCCGACGTCCAAGAGCGGATGAAACCCCGGGGGGCCCACTCCTCCCTCTCCACGGGCCGGGCCCTGCGCTGGCTGCCGCCCCTGGTGATCACCGAGGAGCAGGTCGACGTCGTCCTGGCCGCCTTCGATGAGGCCCTCGCCGCCAGCCTGGAAGCCGACTGA
- a CDS encoding amino acid permease, with protein MKSRTPPTATLRHSGSSVQRHSGSSAQRQGSAFQPFSCYFNACLLFLVRKICKPLNNKLLLISSLEVGVADKQPGIIFTRRASGLVRELSWFDVFIFVVAGPAASGVVFYSVSTAADFPAANIPLAFIIGLAIFFPITLLVALTSATMPRSGGLYITVSRVLGPTTGFLSAWLLFIGYGISSGVLGYLFVGLLGSAFSTAALSAGIGWLARLGSAMQTPLWQTVGGLLWVALFWWIAYTGIRKVKNIMRVAFFIPLVGTVVAVVWFFSAGGIESVASGFNGTWGAGAFQAIQGRAAALGWNPPSGFSAAATLKSLVVVVWAYASITIINYAGGEVKTPKKSMMRGFIIGTIFVGLFYVIIVLSSYSAFGDFVGSYDFLYDNYPGELTAIMGDAVQPSIPFYFMSLVPNVWIGLVVAVSIMIWFANSILPGFLANSRLAFAMSMDKSFPEALSKVNRRTGSPTNAVHLNAVFCAVGVFLMLLEVEIILSILTLTTFFIFWAYGLSAMLLPYHKPDIYKRSPVRWQIGKLPVITILGGFTFLAGWFFIYLALRNFSPLVMAVFVGVMLAGLIVYLYQQAKNRREGVDVNKIYSEIPPE; from the coding sequence ATTAAATCAAGAACACCGCCCACAGCGACTCTTCGGCACAGCGGCTCTTCGGTACAGCGGCACAGCGGCTCTTCGGCACAGCGGCAAGGAAGCGCATTCCAGCCGTTTTCTTGCTATTTCAACGCCTGTTTGTTATTCTTAGTTAGAAAGATATGTAAGCCATTGAACAACAAGCTCTTGCTAATATCATCCTTGGAGGTGGGAGTGGCCGACAAACAGCCAGGCATCATCTTCACCCGTCGGGCCTCGGGGCTGGTTCGCGAACTCTCCTGGTTCGACGTTTTCATCTTCGTCGTCGCCGGTCCGGCGGCCTCCGGCGTCGTCTTCTACTCCGTCTCCACCGCCGCCGACTTCCCCGCCGCCAACATCCCGCTGGCCTTCATCATCGGCCTGGCGATCTTCTTCCCCATCACTCTGCTGGTGGCGCTGACCTCGGCGACGATGCCCCGCTCCGGTGGGCTCTATATCACCGTCAGCCGTGTGCTCGGTCCGACGACGGGTTTCTTGTCGGCCTGGCTGCTGTTTATCGGCTACGGCATCTCCTCGGGCGTGCTGGGGTATCTGTTCGTCGGTCTGTTGGGCTCGGCCTTCTCCACCGCCGCCCTCTCGGCGGGTATCGGCTGGCTGGCCCGGCTCGGCTCGGCGATGCAGACGCCGCTCTGGCAGACCGTCGGCGGTCTGCTCTGGGTGGCCCTGTTCTGGTGGATCGCCTACACCGGCATCCGCAAGGTCAAGAACATCATGCGGGTGGCTTTCTTCATCCCCCTCGTTGGCACCGTGGTCGCCGTGGTGTGGTTCTTCTCCGCCGGGGGGATCGAGAGCGTCGCCTCCGGCTTCAACGGCACCTGGGGCGCGGGGGCTTTCCAGGCCATCCAGGGCCGGGCCGCCGCCCTGGGCTGGAACCCGCCCAGCGGCTTCTCCGCGGCGGCGACCCTCAAGAGCCTGGTGGTAGTCGTCTGGGCCTACGCCAGCATCACGATCATCAACTATGCCGGGGGGGAGGTCAAGACGCCCAAGAAGAGCATGATGCGTGGCTTCATCATCGGTACGATCTTCGTCGGCCTGTTCTACGTGATCATCGTGCTCAGCTCCTACAGCGCCTTCGGTGACTTCGTCGGCAGCTACGACTTCCTCTACGACAACTACCCCGGCGAGCTGACCGCGATCATGGGTGACGCAGTCCAGCCCTCGATCCCCTTCTACTTCATGAGCCTGGTGCCCAACGTCTGGATCGGGCTGGTGGTCGCCGTCAGCATCATGATCTGGTTCGCCAACAGCATCCTGCCCGGCTTCCTGGCCAACTCCCGGCTGGCCTTCGCCATGAGCATGGACAAGAGCTTCCCCGAGGCGCTCTCCAAGGTCAACCGCCGCACGGGTTCGCCGACCAACGCCGTCCACCTCAACGCCGTCTTCTGCGCCGTCGGCGTCTTCCTGATGCTGCTCGAGGTGGAGATCATCCTCTCTATCCTGACGCTGACGACCTTCTTCATCTTCTGGGCCTACGGCCTGTCGGCGATGCTGCTGCCCTACCACAAGCCCGATATCTACAAGCGTTCGCCGGTGCGCTGGCAGATCGGCAAGCTGCCGGTGATCACTATCCTGGGCGGCTTCACCTTCCTGGCCGGCTGGTTCTTCATCTACCTGGCCCTGCGCAACTTCAGCCCCCTGGTGATGGCCGTCTTCGTCGGCGTGATGCTCGCCGGCCTGATCGTCTACCTCTATCAGCAGGCCAAGAACCGCCGCGAGGGCGTCGACGTCAACAAGATCTACTCCGAGATACCCCCCGAATAA
- the alr gene encoding alanine racemase, translating into MKHPSHISLSRKALEQNIRYLRRRLGSGVEFTSVVKGNAYGHGIRPFIKLAESCLVRSFAVADAHEADLANEVLDDASRLMIMGMIDNAELTWAVEEGIEFWVFELDRLEHAVAAARAVGRPARVHLEIETGMNRTGLEEYEWERAVELLRDHRAELRLRGLCTHYAGAESVANYLRIQNQFYNFKEAVDFFAARGLVPAQLHTACSAAALTYPHTRMDMVRFGIAQYGFWPSAETRMYNLLSDDTRFTVDPLRRVLSWKTQVMSIKHVQPGQFVSYGTSFLASKKLKLAVVPVGYGHGFSRSLSNVGHVLVRGRKAPVRGFVNMNMFLVDVTQIPGVRKGDEVVLIGRQKNQTISVSSFSDLAQYVNYELLTRLPAEIPRVIVD; encoded by the coding sequence ATGAAGCACCCCTCCCATATCTCCCTCAGCAGGAAGGCCCTGGAGCAGAACATCCGCTACCTGCGACGGCGGCTGGGCTCCGGGGTCGAGTTTACCTCCGTGGTCAAGGGCAACGCCTACGGTCACGGCATCCGGCCCTTCATCAAGCTGGCCGAGAGCTGCCTGGTGCGTTCCTTCGCCGTGGCCGACGCCCACGAGGCGGACCTGGCCAACGAGGTCCTCGACGACGCCAGCCGGCTGATGATCATGGGGATGATCGATAACGCCGAGTTGACCTGGGCCGTCGAGGAGGGCATCGAGTTCTGGGTCTTCGAGCTCGACCGCCTGGAGCACGCCGTGGCCGCGGCCCGGGCCGTCGGCCGTCCGGCCCGCGTCCACCTGGAGATCGAGACCGGAATGAACCGCACCGGTCTGGAGGAGTACGAGTGGGAGCGGGCGGTGGAGCTGCTGCGCGATCACCGGGCCGAGCTGCGGCTGCGCGGGCTGTGCACCCATTATGCCGGCGCCGAGAGCGTGGCCAACTACCTGCGCATCCAGAACCAGTTCTATAACTTCAAGGAGGCCGTCGACTTCTTCGCCGCGCGCGGCCTGGTCCCCGCGCAGCTCCACACCGCCTGCTCCGCCGCCGCCCTGACCTACCCGCATACGCGGATGGACATGGTGCGCTTCGGTATCGCCCAGTACGGCTTCTGGCCCAGCGCGGAGACGCGGATGTACAACCTGCTCTCCGACGACACCCGTTTCACCGTCGATCCGCTGCGCCGGGTGCTGTCCTGGAAGACCCAGGTGATGAGCATCAAGCACGTTCAGCCCGGCCAGTTCGTCAGCTACGGCACCAGCTTTCTGGCGAGCAAGAAGCTCAAGCTGGCCGTGGTGCCCGTGGGCTACGGTCACGGCTTCAGCCGCAGCCTGTCCAACGTCGGTCATGTCCTGGTGCGTGGTCGCAAGGCCCCCGTGCGTGGTTTCGTCAACATGAACATGTTCCTCGTCGACGTGACCCAGATCCCCGGGGTGCGCAAGGGTGACGAGGTCGTGCTGATCGGCCGGCAGAAGAACCAGACCATCAGCGTATCGTCGTTCAGCGACCTGGCCCAGTACGTCAACTACGAGCTGCTGACCCGTTTGCCCGCTGAGATCCCCCGGGTGATCGTCGACTGA
- a CDS encoding amidohydrolase produces the protein MHQPAPRCVIFDATTNSQERSTMPIGADLPAIRRELHRRPELSRREAATAELIAAYARRAGADEVVGGLGGHGVAAVLEGASIDGPTVLLRADLDALPIPDRSGAAYASEVAGVGHMCGHDGHMTIMLGALARLAARRAELAGRVICLFQPAEEIAHGARAVLEDPAFATLRPDYAFALHNLPGFPLGSLILRRGIFASASRGVKVYLHGETSHAGHPEDARSPAAAVAALIDDLQALPALTTPLERAALVTVIHAVLGEEAFGTTPGEAVVMATLRAHRDAEMERLCQAARRLAAGTASAWNLEHELEWVEVFPAVVNDDTCVGHLERVADELKLEIVRPAEPFPWSEDFGCLLNAFPGALFGLGAGVEHPQLHSSHYDFPDELLQPGVEIWTTLMEKLLTRR, from the coding sequence ATGCATCAACCGGCCCCGCGATGTGTTATATTCGACGCGACGACGAACTCTCAGGAGCGCAGCACCATGCCGATCGGCGCAGACCTGCCGGCCATCCGCCGCGAGCTGCACCGCCGTCCCGAGCTCTCGCGCCGCGAGGCCGCCACGGCGGAGCTCATCGCCGCTTACGCCCGCCGCGCCGGCGCCGATGAGGTCGTCGGTGGCCTGGGCGGGCACGGTGTGGCGGCGGTTCTCGAGGGAGCCTCGATTGACGGTCCGACGGTGCTGCTGCGCGCCGATCTGGACGCCTTGCCGATTCCGGACCGTTCCGGCGCCGCCTACGCCAGCGAGGTCGCCGGTGTCGGTCACATGTGCGGTCACGACGGCCACATGACGATCATGCTCGGGGCTCTGGCACGTCTGGCGGCCCGACGGGCTGAGCTGGCGGGGCGGGTGATCTGCCTGTTCCAACCCGCCGAGGAGATCGCCCACGGCGCCCGGGCCGTGCTCGAGGATCCGGCCTTTGCCACCCTGCGCCCGGACTACGCCTTCGCCCTGCACAACCTGCCCGGTTTCCCCCTGGGTTCGCTGATCCTGCGTCGCGGTATCTTCGCCTCGGCCTCCCGGGGGGTCAAGGTCTACCTCCATGGCGAGACCAGTCACGCCGGCCATCCCGAGGACGCCCGCAGCCCGGCCGCGGCCGTGGCGGCGCTGATCGACGACCTGCAGGCCCTGCCCGCCCTGACCACCCCGCTGGAGCGCGCCGCCCTGGTGACCGTCATCCACGCCGTCCTCGGCGAGGAGGCCTTCGGTACCACACCGGGTGAGGCCGTGGTGATGGCCACCCTGCGCGCCCACCGCGACGCCGAGATGGAGCGCCTCTGTCAAGCCGCCCGCCGTCTGGCCGCCGGAACGGCCTCCGCCTGGAACCTGGAGCACGAGTTGGAATGGGTCGAGGTCTTTCCCGCCGTGGTCAACGACGATACCTGCGTCGGGCATCTGGAGCGCGTCGCCGACGAGCTGAAGCTCGAGATCGTCCGCCCCGCGGAGCCCTTCCCCTGGAGCGAGGATTTCGGCTGCCTGCTGAACGCCTTTCCCGGCGCCCTGTTCGGGTTGGGCGCCGGGGTCGAGCATCCCCAGCTGCACAGCTCCCACTACGATTTCCCCGACGAACTGCTGCAACCCGGCGTCGAAATCTGGACGACACTGATGGAAAAACTCCTCACCCGCCGATGA
- a CDS encoding isochorismatase family protein, which yields MHKQAFYTPETIDARAAGLLAELADYRREPRPVAPASTALVVLDLQRCFTEAVSHAQVPGAPAIIPRINRLSVAYSNVFLTRHLNTPEDAGMMGRWWSRLIRRADPLSELDPRLEAAGARLIEKTQYDAFHRTDLETRLRAKGLETLVVCGVMTHLCVETTARAAFVRGFRVVVPVDAVATYNVELQRAGLLTLAHGCAELTTSAELLDSSRGES from the coding sequence ATGCACAAACAGGCCTTCTACACCCCGGAGACGATCGACGCCCGCGCGGCCGGGCTGTTGGCGGAGCTGGCCGACTACCGGCGCGAGCCGCGTCCCGTCGCGCCCGCCTCGACGGCCCTCGTCGTCCTCGACCTGCAGCGCTGTTTCACTGAAGCCGTCTCCCACGCCCAGGTGCCCGGCGCACCCGCGATCATCCCCCGGATCAACCGCCTGAGCGTCGCCTATTCCAACGTCTTCCTCACCCGGCATCTCAACACCCCGGAGGACGCCGGGATGATGGGCCGTTGGTGGAGCAGGCTCATCCGGCGCGCCGACCCGCTGAGCGAGCTGGATCCCCGGCTGGAGGCGGCGGGGGCGCGGCTCATCGAGAAGACCCAGTACGACGCCTTCCACCGGACGGATCTTGAGACGCGCCTGCGCGCGAAGGGCCTCGAGACCCTCGTGGTCTGCGGGGTGATGACCCACCTGTGCGTCGAGACCACGGCCCGGGCGGCCTTCGTCCGCGGCTTCCGCGTCGTGGTGCCCGTCGATGCCGTGGCGACCTACAACGTCGAGCTGCAGCGGGCGGGTTTGCTCACCCTGGCCCACGGCTGCGCCGAGCTGACGACCTCGGCCGAACTCCTCGATTCGTCACGGGGGGAATCGTGA
- a CDS encoding phosphoesterase encodes MSRVFFSVDVHGASSVWRKWLRVPELYDADALLLCGDLTGKSMVPIIEQPDGSFNAFYFGKNWNLESGAEVEEMEKRINDAGAYTLRCDTAEVAELQNDPTRVEQIHLQKILDRMERWLELLVEKIDLTRVDAIVMPGNDDDFQLDEVIKSFSPRGVKWCLDGPIDLLGIETISLDYVNPTPWDTPREDSERGLRKRIRKLVKQLDDPARSIFNFHAPPHGTMLDLAPELDANKKPVTIAGQVNFVHVGSRAVLEALEEYQPLLGLHGHIHESYGHDKVGETPVVNPGSEYGEGILRGYIIEIEDGTVGKHWKVEG; translated from the coding sequence ATGTCCCGCGTTTTCTTCTCCGTCGACGTCCACGGCGCTTCCAGCGTCTGGCGCAAGTGGCTGCGCGTTCCCGAGCTCTACGACGCCGACGCCCTGCTGCTCTGCGGCGACCTGACCGGCAAGTCGATGGTCCCGATCATCGAGCAGCCCGACGGCAGCTTCAACGCCTTCTACTTCGGCAAGAACTGGAACCTGGAGTCCGGCGCCGAGGTCGAGGAGATGGAAAAGCGTATCAACGACGCCGGCGCCTACACTCTGCGCTGCGACACCGCCGAGGTCGCCGAGCTGCAGAACGACCCGACCCGCGTCGAACAGATCCACCTGCAGAAAATCCTCGACCGGATGGAGCGCTGGCTGGAGCTGCTGGTCGAAAAGATCGATCTGACCAGGGTCGACGCTATCGTCATGCCCGGCAACGACGACGACTTCCAGCTCGACGAGGTCATCAAGAGTTTTTCCCCACGCGGGGTCAAGTGGTGCCTGGACGGCCCGATCGACCTGCTGGGTATCGAGACGATCAGCCTGGACTACGTCAACCCCACCCCCTGGGACACCCCGCGCGAGGATTCGGAGCGCGGCCTGCGCAAGCGGATCAGGAAGCTGGTCAAGCAGCTCGATGACCCTGCGCGCTCGATCTTCAACTTCCACGCCCCGCCCCACGGCACGATGCTCGACCTGGCGCCGGAGCTGGACGCCAACAAGAAGCCGGTGACCATCGCCGGGCAGGTCAACTTCGTCCACGTCGGTTCCCGGGCGGTGCTGGAGGCCCTCGAGGAGTACCAGCCCCTGCTGGGCCTCCACGGTCACATCCACGAGTCGTACGGCCACGACAAGGTCGGCGAGACCCCGGTGGTCAACCCCGGCTCGGAGTACGGCGAGGGTATCCTGCGCGGCTACATCATCGAGATCGAGGACGGCACCGTCGGCAAGCACTGGAAGGTCGAGGGCTGA